One part of the Anaerolineae bacterium genome encodes these proteins:
- a CDS encoding Acetylornithine deacetylase yields the protein MNWTPSPHLLERILNFAIQIQRIAAPTFYEEQRARFVLERFRDERVEAVFTDAVGNVYACRPGQDKGLPLVITAHLDTVFQAEHNQAAVWKGNRIYGPGIGDNALGIAALFGVLWALEEVSLSSATDLWLVATVCEEGLGNLRGMRAVVERFGRRVKAYLVLEGMALGHVYHRALGVRRYRLKVETAGGHSWVNFGRPSAIHHLARLIAALDSIPIPTSPRTSLNVGVISGGISVNTIAPLATAELDLRSEDTTCLVQLAQQILQLVQQSQQEGVHFSAELIGERPAGNLAENHPLVRLAIECLEQVGVKAIPNIGSTDANIPLSLGYPAVGIGLTYGEGAHTIHESIYTPPLRQGMMQLIYLIDRIQSDF from the coding sequence ATGAACTGGACTCCCTCCCCTCATCTGCTGGAACGGATCTTGAACTTTGCGATACAAATTCAACGCATTGCGGCGCCCACTTTCTATGAGGAGCAGCGGGCACGTTTTGTTCTGGAACGTTTTCGCGATGAGAGAGTTGAAGCCGTTTTTACCGATGCAGTTGGCAATGTGTATGCCTGCCGCCCGGGTCAAGACAAGGGATTACCCCTGGTCATCACCGCCCATCTGGATACGGTCTTTCAGGCGGAACACAATCAAGCAGCGGTATGGAAGGGAAACCGCATTTATGGGCCTGGAATCGGTGATAACGCTTTAGGCATTGCCGCTCTCTTTGGGGTACTGTGGGCTCTGGAAGAAGTCTCCCTATCGTCCGCAACCGACCTCTGGCTGGTGGCGACGGTTTGCGAAGAGGGGCTGGGTAATTTACGCGGTATGCGCGCCGTAGTCGAACGGTTTGGCAGGCGCGTCAAAGCCTATCTGGTGCTGGAGGGGATGGCTTTAGGTCATGTGTACCATCGTGCTTTGGGGGTGCGGCGCTATCGCCTGAAAGTCGAGACGGCGGGTGGGCATTCCTGGGTGAATTTTGGCCGCCCATCCGCCATCCATCACTTAGCCAGATTGATTGCAGCCCTCGATTCCATCCCGATTCCAACCTCGCCGCGCACCAGCTTGAATGTGGGTGTCATCTCGGGTGGAATTTCAGTAAATACCATTGCCCCACTCGCCACGGCCGAACTGGACTTGCGTTCGGAAGATACAACCTGCCTCGTCCAGCTCGCGCAACAAATCCTGCAGCTTGTGCAGCAAAGCCAACAAGAGGGAGTCCATTTCAGCGCCGAGTTAATTGGGGAACGCCCGGCTGGCAACCTTGCAGAAAATCATCCTCTGGTCAGACTTGCCATTGAATGCCTTGAGCAAGTTGGGGTAAAAGCCATCCCAAACATTGGTTCCACCGATGCCAATATCCCCCTCAGCCTTGGCTATCCAGCGGTAGGAATTGGTTTGACCTACGGAGAGGGCGCCCATACAATCCATGAGAGCATCTATACCCCGCCGCTACGTCAGGGGATGATGCAATTGATCTACTTAATTGACAGGATACAGAGCGATTTTTGA